A genomic segment from Tessaracoccus defluvii encodes:
- the trxB gene encoding thioredoxin-disulfide reductase, whose protein sequence is MGPATREEAMSTIHEVIIIGSGPAGYTAAIYAARANLKPVIFEGALDSGGALMNTTEVENFPGFPEGVDGPDLMSKMRAQAERFGATLITDDVTAVDLTGDVKIVKDSDDVEYRAKSVILAMGSGYRRLGLADEDRLSGRGVSWCATCDGAFFRDKPIAVVGGGDSAMEEATFLSRFGSSVVIIHRRDEFRASKIMIERAERDPKISFAWNSEVVAINGDPTVSSVTLRDTLSGETRDVDVNGLFIAIGHDPRSELVKGQIGLDDEGYVLVDGRSTATNLPGVFACGDLVDHTYRQAITAAGSGCSAALDAERYLQAVADRGELVGAADAAQ, encoded by the coding sequence ATGGGTCCGGCCACGCGAGAGGAAGCAATGTCCACGATCCACGAAGTCATCATCATCGGCTCCGGCCCGGCCGGCTACACCGCCGCCATCTACGCCGCCAGGGCGAACCTGAAGCCGGTGATCTTCGAGGGCGCGCTCGACTCCGGCGGCGCCCTGATGAACACCACCGAGGTCGAGAACTTCCCCGGCTTCCCCGAGGGCGTTGACGGCCCCGACCTGATGTCGAAGATGCGGGCCCAGGCCGAGCGGTTCGGCGCGACGCTCATCACCGACGACGTCACCGCCGTCGACCTCACCGGCGACGTGAAGATCGTCAAGGACTCCGACGACGTCGAGTACCGCGCCAAGTCCGTCATCCTCGCCATGGGTTCCGGCTACCGCCGCCTCGGGCTGGCCGACGAGGACCGTCTCTCCGGCCGCGGCGTCTCCTGGTGTGCCACCTGCGACGGCGCCTTCTTCCGCGACAAGCCGATCGCCGTCGTCGGCGGCGGCGACTCCGCGATGGAGGAGGCCACCTTCCTGAGCCGCTTCGGCAGCAGCGTCGTCATCATCCACCGTCGCGACGAGTTCCGCGCCTCGAAGATCATGATCGAGCGGGCCGAGCGCGATCCGAAGATCTCCTTCGCCTGGAACTCCGAGGTCGTCGCCATCAACGGCGACCCGACCGTCTCCTCCGTCACGCTCCGCGACACCCTGTCCGGTGAGACCAGGGACGTCGACGTGAACGGGCTGTTCATCGCCATCGGCCACGACCCGCGCTCCGAGCTCGTGAAGGGGCAGATCGGGCTCGACGACGAGGGATACGTCCTTGTCGACGGCCGTTCGACCGCCACCAACCTGCCGGGCGTGTTCGCGTGCGGCGACCTCGTGGACCACACCTACCGTCAGGCCATCACGGCCGCCGGCTCCGGCTGCTCCGCCGCCCTCGACGCCGAACGCTACCTCCAGGCCGTCGCGGACCGCGGCGAGCTCGTGGGCGCAGCGGACGCCGCGCAGTAA
- a CDS encoding UDP-N-acetylmuramate dehydrogenase, which produces MDRQPGRAPVSDIVVDDSACESDDLAFCGGVQVTVPGASAWGDLVDRAVDEGWVGIEALGGVRGTVADAVRDNARAHGQAVADTLASVRTWDRQSDAQRTFAVADCRVDGDAPLRTRLPDGRERFDILDATFLFRQGDLTAPIHDEGLAERLGIGPGGRATLVALRDAAQFFQEDR; this is translated from the coding sequence ATGGATCGGCAGCCAGGACGTGCCCCCGTCAGCGACATCGTCGTGGACGACTCCGCCTGCGAGTCCGACGACCTCGCCTTCTGCGGCGGCGTCCAGGTGACGGTGCCCGGCGCGTCCGCGTGGGGCGATCTCGTGGACCGCGCCGTCGACGAGGGGTGGGTCGGGATCGAAGCGCTGGGCGGCGTCCGTGGAACCGTCGCCGACGCCGTCCGGGACAACGCCCGCGCGCATGGTCAGGCCGTGGCCGACACCCTCGCGTCGGTCCGCACGTGGGACCGGCAGTCAGACGCGCAGCGGACCTTCGCCGTCGCCGACTGTCGCGTGGACGGCGACGCCCCGCTGCGCACGCGGCTGCCCGACGGCAGGGAGCGCTTCGACATCCTGGACGCCACATTCCTCTTCCGCCAGGGCGACCTGACGGCCCCCATCCACGACGAGGGGCTGGCCGAACGACTCGGCATCGGGCCCGGCGGCCGGGCGACGTTGGTCGCCCTCCGCGACGCGGCTCAGTTCTTCCAGGAGGACCGGTAG
- a CDS encoding enoyl-CoA hydratase/isomerase family protein — protein sequence MSELILTDVTDGIARITLNRPQVINALDEPMMLAMYTSLSAWVKDDDVTAVEIVAAGDRGFCAGADVRTLASVVRSGGPWLHFLETEYALDMMIANYPKPITTHMRGITMGGGLGLGAHADRRIVYSDTVMAMPETKIGIIPDVGIMHQLSRAGAVGRHIALTSARFNGGDALLLNLADESGDGVLEAPLFDPSQTWIEECYASDDAVEIVRALESHPDERARAAGAELRARSPFAVHVTLRALIRAQRLNLGEVLDQDLRLAETVIPNGDFVEGVRALLDDKDNSPKWRWATLEEVPMEAVDAAFAYRSSWKN from the coding sequence ATGTCCGAACTCATCCTGACTGACGTGACCGACGGCATCGCCCGCATCACCCTCAACAGGCCGCAGGTGATCAACGCCCTCGACGAGCCGATGATGCTGGCGATGTACACCAGCCTGTCCGCGTGGGTGAAGGACGACGACGTGACGGCGGTGGAGATCGTCGCCGCCGGCGATCGCGGCTTCTGCGCCGGTGCCGATGTGCGCACCCTGGCGTCCGTCGTCCGCTCCGGCGGCCCCTGGCTCCACTTCCTGGAGACCGAGTACGCGCTCGACATGATGATCGCGAACTACCCCAAGCCGATCACGACCCACATGCGGGGGATCACGATGGGCGGCGGCCTCGGCCTCGGCGCACACGCCGACCGACGCATCGTCTACTCGGACACCGTCATGGCCATGCCGGAGACGAAGATCGGCATCATCCCCGACGTCGGCATCATGCATCAGCTCTCGCGCGCCGGCGCCGTCGGCCGCCACATCGCGCTGACGTCTGCCCGCTTCAACGGCGGCGACGCGCTGCTCCTGAACCTGGCTGATGAGTCCGGCGACGGCGTCCTCGAGGCCCCGCTGTTCGACCCCTCGCAGACGTGGATAGAGGAGTGTTACGCCTCCGACGACGCGGTCGAGATCGTCCGCGCGCTCGAGTCGCATCCCGACGAGCGTGCCCGCGCCGCGGGCGCCGAGCTCCGCGCCCGTTCCCCGTTCGCCGTCCACGTGACGCTGCGGGCCCTCATCCGGGCGCAGCGGCTGAATCTGGGCGAGGTCCTGGACCAGGACCTGCGCCTTGCCGAGACCGTCATCCCCAACGGCGACTTCGTCGAGGGCGTGCGTGCGTTGCTGGACGACAAGGACAACTCCCCGAAGTGGCGCTGGGCCACGCTCGAGGAGGTTCCGATGGAGGCCGTCGACGCGGCGTTCGCCTACCGGTCCTCCTGGAAGAACTGA
- a CDS encoding sugar-binding transcriptional regulator encodes MTDKTSETLLTVARMYYVQSETMDAIAHQLGVSRSTISRLLKEARDRGLVRVTIVDPERPLGRMAELFDKYFGVQAHIVQVRPGASSIFRLDQVARMAADLLADLIQDGDTLGVAWGTTTSAIATHVRPRDLSGVTVIGLNGGANHQTTGLPYVGSILHRFAVAFRGQEQQLALPAFFDDPDTRDAMWREQSTRHILAVRANCRIALFGVGGLHSELQSHVYASNYLNESDLQGLRDQGVVGDVNTVMLRADGSYRDLEINRRATGMTPAELQRIPKRICAVTGLSKAVPILGALRAGVATDLVIDQETARAVLTLMKPGLRLN; translated from the coding sequence ATGACCGACAAGACCAGTGAGACGCTGCTGACCGTCGCACGCATGTACTACGTGCAGTCCGAGACGATGGATGCCATCGCGCACCAGCTCGGCGTGTCACGCTCGACGATCTCGCGCCTGCTCAAGGAGGCACGGGACCGGGGCCTCGTCCGGGTCACCATCGTCGACCCAGAGCGGCCGCTCGGACGCATGGCCGAGCTGTTCGACAAGTACTTCGGCGTGCAGGCCCACATCGTCCAGGTGCGGCCGGGGGCGAGCAGCATCTTCCGCCTCGACCAGGTGGCCCGCATGGCCGCCGACCTCCTCGCCGACCTGATCCAGGACGGCGACACCCTCGGCGTGGCGTGGGGGACCACCACGTCGGCCATCGCCACCCACGTCCGCCCCCGCGATCTCAGCGGGGTCACGGTCATCGGGCTCAACGGCGGCGCCAACCACCAGACGACGGGACTGCCCTACGTCGGCAGCATCCTGCACAGGTTCGCCGTCGCCTTCCGCGGACAGGAACAACAACTGGCGCTGCCCGCCTTCTTCGACGACCCCGACACCCGCGACGCCATGTGGCGCGAGCAGAGCACCCGCCACATCCTCGCCGTCCGCGCGAACTGCCGCATCGCGCTGTTCGGCGTCGGCGGCCTCCACTCTGAGCTCCAGTCACACGTCTACGCATCCAACTATCTGAACGAGTCCGACCTGCAGGGGTTGCGGGACCAGGGGGTCGTCGGCGACGTCAACACCGTGATGCTGCGCGCCGACGGCTCGTACCGCGACCTCGAGATCAACCGTCGGGCGACGGGCATGACTCCGGCGGAGCTGCAGCGGATCCCGAAGCGGATCTGCGCCGTCACCGGGCTGTCGAAGGCTGTGCCGATCCTCGGCGCGCTGAGGGCCGGCGTAGCAACCGACCTTGTCATCGACCAGGAGACCGCGCGGGCGGTGCTGACACTCATGAAACCCGGGCTCCGACTCAATTGA